A genomic segment from Glycine soja cultivar W05 chromosome 18, ASM419377v2, whole genome shotgun sequence encodes:
- the LOC114397651 gene encoding leucine-rich repeat receptor-like protein kinase PXC2 — MQFSMCVLFLILLAPVMLVFSVDPGFNDDVLGLIVFKAGLDDPKRKLSSWNEDDNSPCNWEGVKCDPSSNRVTGLVLDGFSLSGHVDRGLLRLQSLQILSLSRNNFTGPINPDLHLLGSLQVVDLSDNNLSGEIAEGFFQQCGSLRTVSFAKNNLTGKIPESLSSCSNLASVNFSSNQLHGELPNGVWFLRGLQSLDLSDNLLEGEIPEGIQNLYDIRELSLQRNRFSGRLPGDIGGCILLKSLDLSGNFLSGELPQSLQRLTSCTSLSLQGNSFTGGIPEWIGELKNLEVLDLSANGFSGWIPKSLGNLDSLHRLNLSRNQLTGNLPDSMMNCTRLLALDISHNHLAGYVPSWIFRMGVQSISLSGNGFSKGNYPSLKPTPASYHGLEVLDLSSNAFSGVLPSGIRGLSSLQVFNISTNNISGSIPVGIGDLKSLYIVDLSDNKLNGSIPSEIEGATSLSELRLQKNFLGGRIPAQIDKCSSLTFLILSHNKLTGSIPAAIANLTNLQYVDLSWNELSGSLPKELTNLSHLFSFNVSYNHLEGELPVGGFFNTISSSSVSGNPLLCGSVVNHSCPSVHPKPIVLNPNSSGSNSSISSQNHRHKIILSISALIAIGAAAFIAIGVVAVTVLNIHVRSSMEHSAAPFAFSGGEDYSCSPANDPNYGKLVMFSGDADFADGAHNLLNKESEIGRGGFGVVYRTFLRDGHAVAIKKLTVSSLIKSQEDFDREIKKLGNVKHPNLVALEGYYWTSSLQLLIYEYLSSGSLHKVLHDDSSKNVFSWPQRFKIILGMAKGLAHLHQMNIIHYNLKSTNVLIDCSGEPKVGDFGLVKLLPMLDHCVLSSKVQSALGYMAPEFACRTVKITEKCDVYGFGILVLEIVTGKRPVEYMEDDVVVLCDMVRGALEEGKVEQCVDGRLLGNFAAEEAIPVIKLGLICASQVPSNRPEMAEVVNILELIQCPSEGQEELE, encoded by the exons ATGCAATTCAGCATGTGTGTGTTGTTTCTGATCCTCCTTGCACCGGTTATGTTGGTGTTTTCTGTGGACCCTGGTTTCAATGATGATGTGTTGGGGTTGATTGTGTTCAAGGCTGGTTTGGATGACCCCAAAAGGAAACTCTCTTCTTGGAATGAGGATGATAACAGCCCTTGCAACTGGGAAGGTGTGAAGTGTGATCCTTCATCTAATAGGGTCACTGGTCTTGTTCTTGATGGTTTCTCTCTTTCTGGGCATGTTGATAGGGGCTTGTTGAGGTTGCAATCCCTTCAAATTCTCTCACTTTCAAGGAACAACTTCACTGGGCCTATAAACCCTGATCTTCACCTCCTTGGGAGTTTACAGGTTGTGGACTTGAGTGACAACAACCTCTCTGGGGAGATCGCAGAAGGGTTTTTCCAACAATGTGGTTCTCTAAGAACAGTTTCATTTGCCAAGAACAATCTCACTGGTAAGATTCCCGAGTCCTTGAGCTCATGCTCCAATTTGGCAAGTGTTAACTTCTCCTCTAATCAGCTCCATGGGGAATTGCCTAATGGGGTGTGGTTTTTAAGGGGGCTGCAGTCACTTGATCTGTCAGATAACTTGCTTGAGGGAGAGATTCCTGAAGGGATTCAGAATTTGTATGATATCAGGGAGTTGAGTCTTCAGAGGAACCGGTTCAGTGGAAGGCTTCCTGGGGACATTGGAGGGTGCATTCTTCTGAAATCACTTGACTTGAGTGGTAATTTTCTCTCTGGGGAGCTGCCTCAGTCATTGCAAAGACTCACTTCATGCACATCACTTAGTCTGCAGGGAAATTCATTCACTGGAGGCATTCCTGAATGGATTGGAGAATTGAAGAATCTAGAGGTGTTGGATCTTTCTGCCAATGGATTCTCTGGTTGGATTCCAAAGTCATTAGGGAATCTTGACTCTTTGCATAGATTGAATTTGTCCAGGAATCAGTTGACAGGAAACTTGCCTGATTCCATGATGAACTGCACTAGGCTTTTGGCTCTTGACATCAGTCACAATCACTTGGCAGGCTATGTTCCTTCATGGATTTTTAGGATGGGTGTGCAAAGTATCTCTCTTTCTGGGAATGGCTTCAGCAAGGGCAATTATCCTTCACTCAAGCCCACACCTGCATCTTATCATGGTCTTGAGGTTTTGGATTTGTCATCCAATGCATTTTCTGGCGTGCTTCCATCTGGCATTAGGGGACTTAGTAGCCTCCAAGTCTTTAATATTTCCACCAACAATATCTCTGGTTCTATTCCTGTGGGTATAGGAGACCTTAAGTCTTTGTACATTGTTGACCTAAGTGACAACAAGCTTAATGGAAGCATTCCTTCTGAAATAGAAGGGGCAACTTCACTCAGTGAGCTAAGGCTGCAAAAGAACTTCTTGGGTGGGAGAATTCCAGCCCAAATTGACAAGTGCTCATCTCTAACATTTTT GATACTTTCTCACAACAAGCTTACTGGTTCAATCCCAGCAGCCATTGCAAACCTCACCAATCTTCAGTATGTAGATTTGTCATGGAATGAACTCTCTGGAAGTTTACCAAAGGAGTTAACAAATCTTTCCCATCTTTTCTCATTTAATGTATCCTACAACCACCTTGAAGGTGAACTACCTGTCGGAGGCTTCTTCAACACCATCTCCTCCTCATCTGTCTCCGGTAACCCGTTGTTGTGTGGTTCTGTCGTCAACCACTCCTGTCCATCTGTTCATCCCAAACCTATTGTCCTAAACCCCAATTCTTCTGGTTCCAACTCCAGCATTTCCTCGCAGAACCATCGGCATAAGATCATACTAAGTATCTCCGCTCTTATTGCTATTGGAGCAGCTGCTTTTATTGCCATTGGTGTTGTGGCTGTTACTGTCCTAAATATCCACGTTCGTTCCTCAATGGAACATTCAGCTGCTCCTTTTGCATTTTCTGGTGGTGAGGACTATAGCTGCTCACCGGCAAATGATCCAAACTATGGCAAGCTTGTCATGTTTTCTGGTGATGCAGACTTTGCTGATGGAGCTCATAATCTTCTCAataaagaaagtgaaataggCCGTGGTGGATTTGGAGTTGTTTATCGAACTTTCCTTCGTGATGGGCATGCGGTTGCAATCAAGAAGCTCACAGTCTCCAGTTTGATCAAGTCCCAAGAAGACTTTgatagagaaattaaaaaacttgGGAATGTCAAGCACCCGAATCTCGTGGCACTTGAAGGTTATTATTGGACTTCATCCTTGCAGCTCCTTATTTATGAGTACCTATCCAGTGGGAGTTTGCATAAAGTTCTACATGATGATAGCAGCAAAAATGTCTTCTCTTGGCCACAAAGGTTCAAGATCATTCTTGGCATGGCAAAAGGGTTGGCCCATTTGCACCAAATGAACATAATCCACTACAATCTTAAATCAACCAACGTGCTGATTGATTGTTCTGGTGAGCCAAAGGTCGGAGACTTTGGCTTGGTGAAACTCTTGCCAATGCTAGACCATTGTGTTTTGAGCAGCAAAGTTCAAAGTGCACTCGGATACATGGCACCCGAGTTTGCTTGCCGTACAGTCAAGATAACTGAGAAATGTGACGTATATGGTTTCGGGATCCTGGTGCTGGAGATCGTGACAGGAAAAAGGCCTGTGGAGTACATGGAGGATGATGTGGTGGTTCTTTGTGACATGGTGAGGGGTGCATTGGAAGAAGGCAAGGTGGAGCAATGTGTTGATGGAAGGCTCCTTGGTAACTTTGCAGCAGAGGAAGCAATTCCTGTGATAAAATTGGGGTTGATTTGTGCATCACAAGTGCCATCAAACCGTCCAGAAATGGCTGAGGTAGTCAACATATTAGAGTTAATCCAATGCCCTTCAGAAGGACAAGAGGAATTAGAATGA
- the LOC114396688 gene encoding uncharacterized protein LOC114396688 — MRTHALLALLFLFLIMFDVSDASFVLKLRKLIGPDPNDTKTKDPNHVGETNKDNGSGPISSPVPQPQPQPLPKVMKNTNDDIKKDNDSAPPVSIPPPPKNDDGGDTGMHKGKDKTEGMKFSHHSTTETCDGFKKCTDDDGGMVACISKIDHKYLVVLLHNGGDGIIKVKLRTDFDNNLGVVDVDKSKTEKVNITRSSSESTQLTLNAGKGDCVLHMVSNIPEENFILRLPSYDKILTPVNGAYFLILMVLVFGGTWACCACRKKHRNEVPYQELEMALPESASATNVESAEGWDQDWDDDWDVNVAVKSPAALAGSISANGLTSRSSNKDGWENNWDD; from the exons ATGAGAACACACGCGTTACTGGCacttttgttcttgtttctgattatgtttgatgtttctgACGCTTCCTTTGTTCTGAAACTCCGAAAGTTGATTGGTCCTGATCCAAATGATACTAAAACAAAG GATCCAAACCATGTTGGTGAAACAAACAAGGACAATGGGAGTGGTCCTATTTCTTCCCCAGTTCCACAGCCACAACCACAACCTTTGCCCAAAGTGATGAAGAATACAAATGATGATATAAAAAAGGACAATGATTCAGCTCCTCCAGTGAGTATACCTCCTCCACCGAAAAATGATGATGGTGGTGACACGGGTATGCATAAAGGGAAGGACAAAACTGAGGGCATGAAGTTTTCACATCATAGCACCACTGAGACTTGTGACGGGTTCAAGAAGTGCACCGACGATGATGGGGGCATGGTTGCTTGCATTTCGAAAATTG ATCATAAATACCTAGTTGTTCTTCTTCACAATGGAGGAGATGGCATCATCAAAGTGAAGCTTCGTACTGATTTTGATAATAACCTTGGAGTTGTAGATGTTGACAAAAGTAAAACAGAAAAG GTCAACATCACACGAAGTAGCAGTGAAAGTACCCAACTGACTTTAAATGCTGGAAAAGGGGATTGTGTGCTTCACATGGTTTCAAATATACCTGAAGAGAATTTCATTCTGCGTCTTCCTTCTTATGACAAAATTTTAACACCAGTAAATGGTGCCTATTTCCTCATATTGATGGTACTAGTCTTTGGAGGGACATGGGCTTGCTGTGCATGCAGGAAGAAACATCGCAATGAGGTTCCATATCAAGAGCTTGAAATGGCACTGCCCGAGTCTGCTTCAGCTACCAATGTGGAATCCGCCGAAGGTTGGGATCAGGACTGGGACGATGATTGGGACGTCAATGTGGCAGTGAAGTCACCGGCAGCACTTGCAGGAAGCATCTCTGCGAATGGCCTTACTTCTAGATCTTCAAACAAAGATGGATGGGAGAATAACTGGGATGATTAG
- the LOC114395143 gene encoding uncharacterized protein LOC114395143 has translation MVAGTATLKLSLSAFSSPMSNFSASSSFPSLLPMRTPSSSKPRFLRIYALTSNDIKVGTNLEVDGAPWRVLEFLHVKPGKGAAFVRTKMKNYITGNTVEKTFRAGSSIEQADVFKETKQFTYKDGAQFVFMDLNTYEEFRLGEKEIGDRTKWLKEGMDCNLLLWNGKVIDVELPITIKLAVVDVDPGLKGDTAQGGTKPATLDTGAVVNVPLFVNVGDEILVDSRTGQYMSRA, from the exons ATGGTGGCGGGAACTGCAACCTTGAAGCTTAGCCTCTCCgctttttcttctcctatgtCAAATTTCAGCGCTTCCTCTTCATTCCCCTCTCTTCTCCCAATGCGAACCCCTTCTTCTTCTAAACCTCGATTTCTCA GGATTTACGCCTTGACCAGCAACGACATCAAGGTCGGCACTAACCTCGAAGTCGATGGTGCTCCTTGGCGTgtgttag AGTTTCTTCACGTTAAGCCGGGAAAAGGCGCGGCGTTTGTCAGGACCAAGATGAAGAATTATATTACGGGGAACACGGTGGAGAAAACATTTAGAGCGGGAAGCTCG ATTGAGCAAGCAGATGTATTCAAGGAAACAAAGCAGTTTACATATAAAGATGGTGCTCAATTTGTCTTCATGGACTTG aATACATATGAGGAGTTTCGTCTGGGTGAAAAGGAAATTGGAGACAGAACAAAGTGGCTAAAAGAAGGAATGGACTGCAATTTGCTGTTGTGGAATGGAAAA GTTATTGATGTTGAACTCCCTATCACAATCAAGCTTGCTGTAGTTGATGTGGATCCAGGACTTAAGGGTGACACAGCCCAAG GTGGAACAAAACCAGCCACACTCGACACCGGCGCTGTTGTCAATGTCCCACTCTTTGTAAATGTCGGTGATGAAATATTGGTTGATTCAAGAACTGGGCAGTACATGAGCCGTGCTTAA